The DNA window TGCTCCGATGACATCAATGAAGGAAGACAGACAAGGCAAAATGACTGTGTCCATGGAACATATACCCAGGTTGGCTCAAATGTTCCTCAGCCAAATGCTGAAGATGGCATTAAGACATCAACAACAACCCAGAGACAGGCAGGGGAGAATGAAAAAGATGATGACTTAGACATTCTGGCTAATGTTTGCTTAGGACGAGAGTATGAAGGGCAAGCAGTACAGGAGGGAGCAGTGCCACCTGACCTCGAAGAGAGAGAGATTGGGAAACAAACTGGAGGAAATGAAGAAGGAGAGTCTGTTGGTAGCACTAGACAGATTGCCAACCATAAAGAGCAACAAAACCAGCCTTTAAACAATGATACTATCACAAGTGGAGAGAAGACAGCTCATGTTTTACCCCCAGTACAAAGAAATGGTGGTAATGAGACGGCTACGTGTTTTGATGTCGTACATATTGGTACTGATGATGAAGACAATAGAAAGGAACTGAGCCAGGAGAAAGGGCAGAGGTCTGAACTGAGTGAAGTCGCTGCTGAGGAGGTAATGGAAGTACCACTAGTAGCAAAGGACATGACCATTGGCAGGGTAATACATTCAGCTACGAAAAATGAGGGTGAGTCTGGGCCTACTTCTCAAGGGAACCAAGGAGGACTGTTACCACTTCCAGAAAATAACAAAGGCATCAATAAGAAATGCTCCGATGGAATTCACTGTGGGACTGATGATGAGGAGGAACGTGAGTCTTTACCAGCCAAAGTTGTCAGCATATGCAACAAAGACAATGACGTTAAAAGTATGAGTTCAGGGTTAGAGAAAGAAACAAACCTCACTGACAGAGGCAAAGAGGATGATGAAGGTGGTGTCAAAGAAGTGACTGCCCAAGAGAGAGAGGCAGGAGCTTCATCTGGTAACTGTAGCGTGAAGGACACAGATGCTTGTCATGATGTTCGAAATAATAGTAGTGATGAGAGACAGGCTCAAAGTAGTGCTGGACCCAAAGGGGTTCAAGACAATCCGAACAAAGAGGTTCAAGACAATCAGGCGAAAGATCTAGAGAAGAACAAACGTAACAAAAGGACTAGGAAAAGCAAGCAGGAAGCAAGAAAGAAGAGTTTGGTTACAACTATTCCAAGGACAAGGAGAAAAGCAGCTCCTAAGCCTGGAGCTTTGAGGATACCTTCATCAGATGAAAGTGATGATAGTGTAGGTAATATTGCCAAAAGATTCAAGTCATCTTCCAATAGTGGGACATCCACCCGTAGAGACAAGCAATCTGCATTTCCTCAGTTAAAGGGATTAACTGGAATTCCCCCTACACATCCCTCTCTGGCAGGACTGCCACCAAGTACTAAGGTTTTAATCGGCCCTAACGGAGATATCGTGGGAATTTTACCAGCGCAAAATCAGTCCAATAATAACACAGTTATGCCAACTTTAAATCAGTTCACAAATGTCATGTTGCCTCAGACATCTCCACATATCCCTATACCAATCCAACTTCCTCAGTCTCAGGTCGGCTCTGTGATACCTACTTCAAATTTCATCCAGCCAACATTCATTCCTCAGGGCCTTACATCGTTACCAGTCAACCAACTGACTCTAAATTGCTCTTCAGCTACCCCTCTCTTATCACCACTAGTAACTCAACAAGCACCTTCTGCAACAACTACTACCATCTTGCCAAACAGTGTGACCATACAGGGAAGTGGGGTTACAAATATTGCATCCAATGAAATAGTGAACCAGCTGTACGCAAGTGGTGGAGCTAGCTCCAACCAAGGCATAATGAATCTTTTCCCACCACAGACTTTTGTAGTCCTTCCTGGTAGCACAGGTACAAATTTTCTTGGCCAACAACTGGTCAATCCAACCATGAATAATTTGCAAGGCCTTACTACCACACTGGCTCCTAACTTGACTCTCCTATCTAATTCTACTGTACCACAACCTCTAGCTAACCCTTTGATGCCCAATTTGTTCCAGCACACTACTTTACCCATTGGACAAACTGGTGGGATGATGGGATTACCTAATGTTACACCAGCTTCAACAACGCTGATGAATACAGTTATAATTCCCCCTAATCCTATCACTCAACAGCCCAAGATAATGTCGGATCTAAGTCGGTCCCAGAGAGTGAATCAGTGCTTGGTCACTACTGGAATCACATTACCATTAACTACAAGTAAGCCAACTGTTGTTACCAGTTCTTTAACCCGCATGGCAGCAGATATCcaacaatcaacatgtacaAATACAGAAACTGCTGGAGATGCAACTCAACAATCAGAGAAGAAACTGTCAAACAGTGctattcaaaatatttcttcaCCGTTGCCAGTTAATGCTGTTACTCCCAACATTAGCCAAGGATTATTGACAAGTACCTCTCAAAATGACGATGAAAGGCCTCTTTATGAAGTACGGTCTGCCAGAAGTATGGAAGGTTCTCAAGTATTTGGAGTTTCAAACTCAGTCCCAACCACACAAGTTCATGAAGAACCCTTTGAATTCAGTCATCCTGCTGAAGATGACCCTGATGGCCTTCCAAGGAGAGATGGTAATGGTAAAAAACCAATGACAGTTAAAAATATGATTGAGAACAAAAAGGAAGAGAAGCTCAAGGCTTCTGGTAAACGTAGGAAGCATTGGAGACCGTTTCTCTCGGAACTGTTACAGGATGACCAACGTACCGTCGATCTTCAGAAGCTGGAGGAGTTTGCGGCAAATATCTTAGGAAGTAAAGACACCATTAGAGGAATGCCCCTTGTGCCTCCAAATTTGTCAAACTTAttttcattcaaacatttattgatcAAGAAGACCAGCTTAGAGAAAACTACTACCAACTTTAGGATGACTTCAGACCAACTTGAAAATCTAATGGCTGATGTTAGCTTTAGTGATCCAGCCTACTTTAACTACCTTACAACCGATACAGAAAATCAGGTCTCCGCCAATGATTTTCTTCTCAATATTCGTCAGCTGCCTGTTTACCGCTTGTTTCAGGAGAGATTTATTGCCTACTTCTTGTGGCCTGCCTTTCTTTCCATACTAAGTGCATATCCATCTGCGAAGCAATTTGACTATCAGCCGGTCAAGAAGGGTAAATGGGTAAATAACACAGTCAAAcgaaaaagaagtaaaaaggGTAATGGAGGGCCAAAGGTTGTTCGTAGTGTCTCCGGTGAAGATGTGAGTAGAGATAGTATGGACAGACTTCAACCAGCTGGCCAGGCAAGTACCAGTGGTACCgggaaaacaacaaagaaagtCCAGGTATCAGCAAAGGTTAAGAAATCTAAGGCTAGTGTGCTTGTCCAGCCATTACGTAGAGGAACACGCAAGACACCTCTTAGGAAATCTTTGCCATCAAAGGACTGAGATCCGATAAGAGGGAAGATGTTGCAAACTTCACTTTCTCACCAGAATGTAGTACCTGTAATTTCTAAATAGTGGAAGAAACTAGCTAAAGTGCTTAAATATACATCACCATCTTATGTGAGATCTAAGCAGCCTTTTGCATGAAGCACAACGGTAACATACTTACGTCATGAAACTCTTGTATCTTTGCAACTGTGTTATGGTTATTAAAACTGGATGCATTTAGGTGCTTTGGTTTCTTGTTTACTCACACTTTTAAAAAATCTGTTACTAAGTATAGCAATGGTATGAAACAATAGAACTTTAAGAAATATCAGTGTTGGAAAGGAACTTTATCGTGACAGAGTATTGCCTGATTGTAGAATTTATCTCAATTGACCATCTAAGCGAAGTTTTCCATAACATGGCGGTACCCTTGGGTGTCTTACAGTGACCAATGATAGGTAAATAACTGCCAAAAAGTAGCAGATACTTTCCAATAGAAGTTCTTTAATCCTTTCACAGCATAAAAGGTTATTTAATTTGACCATTTAATCTTTTTATTTATACTATCCAAGTGAAATATCAGCTATCAAGTAATAGCTGTAGTTAATAAGGAATTTCGTTGGTAAAACTACTTTAATTTTGATCAAAGCATTCATTTTTTCTGTCAATCAATATTATCACAGTAAACTATATACCCCAACAACATAAAATGTACACCATGGGTGTTATTAGTCACACGATGCTACTGTTCTGTATTCCTAAAACAAAAACCTATTAATGCTGAAAGCTTTTCTGTTTCACATCTACTTTCTTTACAATTATTATTAGTTCATATTTATGCAAGCACAGCTTCTATCAGCACAATTGGAGTAACATAGTTTATCTCTATTCTTCATAGCTTAGAGTATTTGTataatttcacattttcttgttactttCAAGTAGGACACCATGTCCATATGGCATTATTAATAACTCATGCATATTGAAGGAAAGTTATGTGAATAGTATTTACAAGCTACTACATGCCTTTGTCACAGGGTTTTAACACTGACTTTTCACTAAGTTTCACTACTGCTACATTTCGGTGGCTTCCAACACTTACAAATTAACAGTACTATTTTTGTGtcattatatatttgtttaaattacaTATCTTTAGTATCGTTTGCTATCCTTCGGAATGGTACACTGGTGATAAAACCTGGCTGCAGCTGCTAATTACACACTATTTCACAGTGCCCTCATTGCTAGAAGAGGCAGGTATGCTTTTAAACAGTGATACCTCGCTACTAGATGCTAATATGTCATTGTACTACATGGATAACATAGGATGTTGCATTACTACCGATTTGTAACACTTTCCCTTTTGTTGCTTCAAACCTCACAACTCATGCAAATATACTATATGGCAACATAGTTCATAAAATCCAACCACACATTGCTACTGAATTAGGCAGCCATATAAAGTACTGTACCTTCCTGGAAGTACCTTGCAATTTACCTGCATGTATTACTAGATATCACTCGGTGACCTCAGTAACACAGCTTAACATGTTAAAACACTGGTAGCTGAACCGGTAGTATAGCTGGAAGTACCTTGCAACTTACCTGTATTTAAAACTAGTTATCACTAGGTGACCTTGGTAACACATCTTAACATGTTTAAACACGTGTTATATAGTAGTATATGATTAtgatttgtcaaaataaatcGTTTTTTGTTGTCGCTGGAATTAACCCTACAGTGCCTCCTTTCATCATATTTATAGATGGTGTTATTTATAGCATATGATGTAATCACAAGTGTTATTTATAGCATATGATGTAATCACAAATTTTGTGTTTGTTAGGGAATGGTCTAGCTGTTTATTCCAGAGAGGATGGAAGGGGAGAAGATGATCATGGCTGTGTTTATATATAATCCAATTAGTGATCAATGGTGATGAACATCTCCCAGGAATATTTTGTCagtaataatttgttttgttttttttttagagtaaaGAGAGGATGCGACAACAGATCCTCATAAAGTAGAAACACTTTTCATTATCTTGAGCATTATTCTTATAAGGTAACTTATAAAGATGATATGAGAGGCTGATATGGGAGGCCTGAAAGAATACAGAGTTCTTTAAGTGGTAAGATTATATGCAGAGTTTGTAAACAAACATATTATGAGTGCACATAACTCCTGGTTCTAtggtttgttttgttcttgAGACAAATACAGAAATTAATTCCATATATTTGCAAGAGTATGGTTATGCATAATATTATGTATGAACAGCAACTTGATTTAACCTTGGAAGTACATGATATTTCAAGTATCTTGCAATGAATATAAAATGAATACAGTTTGATACTCATTAAAGGAGCAAGCTAAGAAACATAGAGTGAGGAGCAATGTCTTTCATATTCCTTGGTTTGTATACATTAGTTCTGAACATTGGACTTTGGTTTATCATTAACAATCTCTGTGACCAGAGTTTGGTGATAGGAGCCCATCTCAGGGACCGTTTGATTTTCCTTATTTCGAAAATGGTCATTAAATGTGCTGGAGAGAAAATGAAGGATTAAATGTGCTGGAGAGAAAACAAAGGATTGAAAAGAGTTGActgtttcatttttgttgttgatagttATACCAAGCTCACCAGTTTTACATACAGTGTAATACGTTTAAGAAAGTTTGATAATATGAGCATTCCTGGCCAGAAAAAAACGGGATTAACTGTCGTAGGCATTTTGAAACAAATGCTTCTTCCCTGAACTGAGAACTAACTCTCCCAATCCCTAGTCCACAAAGCATATTTACTAAAACCAAATTCAAAGTTAGATCCCCCGCCCCCTTCACTTCAGTTCCTTCCGATAGTTTCACCTGTAACGGTTTGTGT is part of the Apostichopus japonicus isolate 1M-3 chromosome 22, ASM3797524v1, whole genome shotgun sequence genome and encodes:
- the LOC139963552 gene encoding uncharacterized protein, translated to MASEETTAQHQQALDDIRQIDEILHDDSDADEYIGSDLEIDEERDSEDENIAELFPPRPSIASGFGDVPGSAVEDQSDSDTDQAMCKAQLLLLNRQYQLYVVDNLHRVREALEKNRNLQETKLTRKKEKSLTQEYKKFLPPYFKDSFHHSPPDNEDTIAIRQVRYPIPTDHQCPRGWLKHEREKLQCGVKADGLEKIMIPLLNQREVLEKRLKDAVHQKDKVIARKVKKEISEIDNKLSGLKALPLDELLGSVDREVDWQKVASRHLDGARTEVECRSQWQVSAHPSFKHTWTAGEEEKLKEIVQKYQSRNWEAIATELGTGHSAFECITKYQQKLNLSLSKRNYTSEEDQKIVELIEKFKIGKFIPWAKVCYYLQDRKPNQIAWRWETKLNPNLRFGKWQPSEDELLTKLVEKQKDDLIWVRIGMKVPGRSAAQCRNRWLNSLDPALRRGRFSAAEDLILLEAVKKCGTGRWSKIASTLKGHPDLAPGRSASMFMWRFKYLVMHFLDDERRNFNKKMQVKKKQAVEEEMTSVVGGCQTDLIGLRQGQTYQEYLSEIEVSSFLELMITEARRKVEELGESSDKANMSELSGNTYWLSKKDQPTIQERTGKKSVMSEVSNSSKDGIPLSAHRNVTKYLKNHPLENRPDLALETQIIKEMFPQRTLKPKLFLERGARPIFKLRRCLIIHTEFNKKKSLSWSTALSLLMVVTKVDFLACEGIIYRNNKHLGVTFPTSKSHRPGKYPKRAGTSSREQKAKLKKQPSQLILNSPNNPGVGEIVSGDVIGQLPAGNKTSERHITNRPQQQQGPPTNSETNQSTDSLLVVKTNDGRILLVSSSDPQPQNASESIRSQERQQETNMSQADGVINLSSVVKQPSANPCQITTSPSSTVSNTSSSKIGSGMIFQSKFKPYSSRRKNMSPRKKAARVHPKGHAASASLDCSNNPPFASNVSERTANSFSHFQPESESHKTVIVAQVCSDDINEGRQTRQNDCVHGTYTQVGSNVPQPNAEDGIKTSTTTQRQAGENEKDDDLDILANVCLGREYEGQAVQEGAVPPDLEEREIGKQTGGNEEGESVGSTRQIANHKEQQNQPLNNDTITSGEKTAHVLPPVQRNGGNETATCFDVVHIGTDDEDNRKELSQEKGQRSELSEVAAEEVMEVPLVAKDMTIGRVIHSATKNEGESGPTSQGNQGGLLPLPENNKGINKKCSDGIHCGTDDEEERESLPAKVVSICNKDNDVKSMSSGLEKETNLTDRGKEDDEGGVKEVTAQEREAGASSGNCSVKDTDACHDVRNNSSDERQAQSSAGPKGVQDNPNKEVQDNQAKDLEKNKRNKRTRKSKQEARKKSLVTTIPRTRRKAAPKPGALRIPSSDESDDSVGNIAKRFKSSSNSGTSTRRDKQSAFPQLKGLTGIPPTHPSLAGLPPSTKVLIGPNGDIVGILPAQNQSNNNTVMPTLNQFTNVMLPQTSPHIPIPIQLPQSQVGSVIPTSNFIQPTFIPQGLTSLPVNQLTLNCSSATPLLSPLVTQQAPSATTTTILPNSVTIQGSGVTNIASNEIVNQLYASGGASSNQGIMNLFPPQTFVVLPGSTGTNFLGQQLVNPTMNNLQGLTTTLAPNLTLLSNSTVPQPLANPLMPNLFQHTTLPIGQTGGMMGLPNVTPASTTLMNTVIIPPNPITQQPKIMSDLSRSQRVNQCLVTTGITLPLTTSKPTVVTSSLTRMAADIQQSTCTNTETAGDATQQSEKKLSNSAIQNISSPLPVNAVTPNISQGLLTSTSQNDDERPLYEVRSARSMEGSQVFGVSNSVPTTQVHEEPFEFSHPAEDDPDGLPRRDGNGKKPMTVKNMIENKKEEKLKASGKRRKHWRPFLSELLQDDQRTVDLQKLEEFAANILGSKDTIRGMPLVPPNLSNLFSFKHLLIKKTSLEKTTTNFRMTSDQLENLMADVSFSDPAYFNYLTTDTENQVSANDFLLNIRQLPVYRLFQERFIAYFLWPAFLSILSAYPSAKQFDYQPVKKGKWVNNTVKRKRSKKGNGGPKVVRSVSGEDVSRDSMDRLQPAGQASTSGTGKTTKKVQVSAKVKKSKASVLVQPLRRGTRKTPLRKSLPSKD